Part of the Mycolicibacterium mageritense genome is shown below.
AGGCTCGGGCGCCGTGGTGGTCGGCGGTGTGGCCAGTGGCGGAGGCGGTTCGGTGATGGCCGCGGCGACCGTGACCAGTTCCACGCGATGGGGAATGTGCGCGGGTTTGATCGCGTCGACGAAGGCGTACAGGCTGCGTTCGTCCACTCCACTGGCGGCGTCGTCGCCGTCCCCGTCACCGCCGGGACCGCTGACGGTCACCCGCACCACGAGACTGGGCACGGGCTGGCCTGCGGGGCGCGAATCAGGAGTCAATGACCATGTCGCGGAACCCGATTCGATGACCTCGGTGGGCCGATGGTAGGCCGCGACGACGGCATCGTGGATGCTCTGCGCGGTGCCTTGCGATGCGAGCGCAGCGGTGCCCGCCATGATCAGCTCGCGCTTGTGAGCCGGGTCGCGCCCGCCGACGGT
Proteins encoded:
- a CDS encoding phage tail protein encodes the protein MRTGIPGLCSPRPFVATMPSVYWGDPLAEQLCDAFDEVLAPVFTTLDCLPAYLDPRTTPADMLDWLAGWIGLTVGGRDPAHKRELIMAGTAALASQGTAQSIHDAVVAAYHRPTEVIESGSATWSLTPDSRPAGQPVPSLVVRVTVSGPGGDGDGDDAASGVDERSLYAFVDAIKPAHIPHRVELVTVAAAITEPPPPLATPPTTTAPEPEIPAATPAAEPPDDAKTQMLRLEDLNRPKTSEGGEL